One window of the Torulaspora delbrueckii CBS 1146 chromosome 6, complete genome genome contains the following:
- the SSY1 gene encoding Ssy1p (similar to Saccharomyces cerevisiae SSY1 (YDR160W); ancestral locus Anc_8.342), whose amino-acid sequence MNSEAPLPGLFPESHNLQIAISRKESLIERPEDSEDVEKSAASTDTINTDVLQDIIEGQHWHDLQTYKEQTANQRFCLTELYAKKNNITFHEMIVDKSKPQIYSNDLNDFINYNLKVQKEYELREKLESLLQKQTYSDLRILNEEAVRRNYASDDAVSRSSRNNKPRKLLRMTSSLYKRFFPRKRTDGRVIDNCSRTSSNTNIIDNASHGNMAINEVVGANRRHEATHDSRSSEFSTLSKSSSQKIGLFERVDKHLNSPGHAKYHVQRKLRVRHIQMIGIGACISVGICLTSGKAFSIAGPFGTLLGFAISGSVVFASLLSFTELASLIPVSSGFSGLASRFVEDAFGFALGWTYWFSSMIALPAQVVASTFFLSYYSSMKRSRGSTAGFVTLFLLYPIFINLLDVRIMGEVVYVTGLIKIIISVVVIISMLIFNAGHGGASHDQVGFRYWDSSKSFSQFTFGLFRPTFDLNDAGEGSTHGIEGATGRFLAVISVILISTFAYSGVEMTFVASGEAVNPRKTIPSAIKRTLNIVIIIYMLSLISVGVNIYCGDPRLLSYFSGSAERRFITAMNDDSIRWQVSERCRSGLHYETGYQRNGSSPWVLALQNFGMCTYASVLNGIMIFITVGAEISSLFSGSRTLYAMAVQRKAPAILQRCTKAGVPYVSVLFTSAFGAISYLAVDTTAIENFGVLSNISSASTSIIWMGLNVSFLRFYYALKLRQDIISRDDRSYPYRSPFQPYLSMYGLFGCCMFVIFMGYTNFLHKYWNTKSFFSAYGGLMLFSACYLGYKIIGTSKIQRLDQLDMDTGRREMDRIMWNEYRQYSGPYRERAKKLFTWLY is encoded by the coding sequence ATGAACTCTGAAGCCCCTTTGCCAGGATTGTTTCCTGAAAGTCACAATTTACAGATAGCCATCTCAAGGAAGGAAAGTTTGATTGAAAGGCCAGAGGATTCAGAAGATGTTGAGAAAAGTGCTGCATCTACCGACACCATAAACACCGATGTTTTGCAAGATATTATAGAAGGTCAACACTGGCATGATTTACAGACATACAAAGAACAAACAGCTAACCAGAGGTTTTGTCTAACGGAATTAtatgcaaagaagaacaatatCACATTTCATGAAATGATTGTGGACAAATCTAAACCTCAGATTTACTCTAATGATCTTAATGATTTCATAAACTACAACCTAAAGGTCCAGAAAGAATATGAGTTACGGGAGAAATTAGAGAGTTTGCTCCAAAAACAAACTTACAGTGACTTAAGGATACtcaatgaagaagcagtGCGAAGAAACTATGCTTCTGATGACGCAGTTTCAAGGAGCTCTAGAAACAATAAACCACGGAAACTCCTACGGATGACGTCGTCTCTATATAAACGATTCTTCCCACGCAAGCGGACAGACGGACGTGTTATTGATAACTGTTCGAGAACCTCTTCGAATACCAATATCATAGATAATGCCAGTCATGGAAACATGGCAATCAACGAAGTAGTTGGAGCAAATCGCCGTCACGAGGCTACTCACGACTCTCGATCCTCAGAATTTAGTACGCTCTCGAAGTCAAGCTCACAAAAGATTGGCCTTTTCGAACGGGTTGACAAGCACTTAAATAGCCCAGGTCATGCCAAATATCATGTTCAGCGAAAGCTGCGGGTTCGCCATATTCAGATGATAGGTATTGGTGCATGCATAAGTGTGGGGATCTGCTTGACATCTGGTAAGGCATTCTCGATTGCAGGGCCTTTTGGGACCTTATTGGGTTTCGCAATCTCGGGCAGTGTTGTCTTTGCCTCATTATTATCCTTCACTGAATTAGCCTCTCTAATACCAGTATCTTCTGGTTTCAGCGGGCTAGCGTCAAGATTTGTCGAAGATGCGTTTGGATTCGCTTTGGGCTGGACCTATTGgttttcatcgatgattGCACTACCAGCTCAAGTGGTTGCTAGCACATTTTTTCTTAGCTACTATAGCTCGATGAAACGCTCTAGAGGATCAACGGCCGGCTTCGTTACtctatttcttctctatCCCATTTTCATAAACCTTCTAGATGTGAGAATAATGGGGGAGGTGGTTTATGTTACCGGTCTTATAAAGATCATAATATCAGTAGTGGTGATCATTTCTATGCTGATATTCAATGCTGGTCACGGCGGTGCTTCTCATGATCAGGTAGGTTTTAGATACTGGGATTCATCGAAGTCATTTTCCCAGTTCACCTTTGGCCTGTTTCGTCCCacttttgatttgaacgatGCTGGTGAGGGAAGCACACACGGAATTGAAGGAGCGACAGGCCGTTTCCTGGCGGTCATATCTGTAATACTCATTTCTACCTTTGCGTACAGTGGAGTTGAAATGACATTTGTTGCTAGTGGAGAAGCAGTTAACCCACGGAAAACGATTCCTTCAGCCATAAAGCGAACATTGAATATTGTGATAATCATCTACATGTTGTCACTCATTTCCGTCGGGGTAAATATATACTGTGGAGACCCTCGCTTGCTGAGTTACTTCTCAGGCTCTGCTGAGCGGCGCTTCATTACGGCTATGAATGACGACTCCATCAGGTGGCAGGTTTCGGAAAGATGTCGAAGTGGTCTACACTATGAAACTGGATACCAGCGGAACGGCTCTAGTCCATGGGTTCTAGCTCTACAAAACTTTGGAATGTGCACTTATGCATCGGTTCTCAATGGCATAATGATTTTTATAACCGTTGGAGCTGAGATTTCATCGCTTTTCAGCGGTTCAAGGACCCTATATGCGATGGCGGTACAACGCAAAGCCCCAGCAATCCTTCAGAGATGTACCAAAGCAGGTGTTCCCTATGTCTCGGTCCTCTTTACCAGTGCCTTTGGCGCCATATCGTATTTGGCCGTCGACACAACCGCTATCGAGAATTTCGGTGTCCTATCGAATATCTCGAGTGCAAGTACTTCAATCATCTGGATGGGACTGAATGTCTCATTCCTCAGGTTTTATTATGCCTTAAAATTAAGACAGGATATAATATCTAGAGATGACCGCTCATATCCATATCGGTCACCCTTCCAACCCTATCTAAGCATGTATGGGCTGTTCGGTTGCTGTATGTTTGTTATATTCATGGGCTACACCAATTTTCTCCACAAATATTGGAATACCAAATCGTTCTTTTCGGCCTACGGTGGCCTTATGCTCTTCTCAGCCTGTTACCTAGGATACAAGATTATTGGTACCTCCAAGATCCAGCGATTAGACCAACTGGACATGGACACTGGCAGAAGAGAGATGGACAGAATAATGTGGAATGAGTACAGACAGTACTCGGGACCATACCGGGAAAGGGCTAAGAAGCTCTTTACCTGGTTGTATTAA
- the ACL4 gene encoding Acl4p (similar to Saccharomyces cerevisiae YDR161W; ancestral locus Anc_8.343), giving the protein MSDIEACIERAREALHEQNAKEALRILKPFKKSLKTTNGSNVLLLQTFANAYLEDGQLEKAYPLLSRACEADVEGTQGGSEKFFTLGQVAGGQFGINILLQGVENVSREAGDNLNQEQIGKIVSGLLSMVEIWMTDLCMEETAEAQSEELVSKAMEISDGVSPEVWSTLGSIRISQQRYKEAVDAFIQSWTFFEMRKQEIEKSLNDADGSTYEDYVQLLQPLLTLAKMCIEMGLYDISLKIVSAIKDIDEDNLEAYYLEGFTYYMISKMEMFKNTNPTANVTAENIFEFNQHFKEVPLSLNNESISEVVHEARLALSFASKIGGNCDATDEVIYELLMGTKELLQELGGPLNDKELMKARKGEAEDDNDNAEFDLDNIGDED; this is encoded by the coding sequence ATGAGTGACATAGAGGCTTGTATTGAAAGGGCTAGGGAAGCGCTACATGAACAAAATGCAAAGGAAGCTTTGCGCATTTTAAAGccattcaaaaaatctcTTAAGACTACGAACGGATCAAACGTTTTACTGCTTCAAACATTTGCCAATGCCTACCTCGAAGATGGCCAGTTGGAAAAGGCATATCCACTATTGAGCAGAGCATGCGAAGCGGATGTAGAAGGGACACAGGGTGGATCCGAGAAGTTCTTCACTTTAGGTCAAGTCGCTGGTGGTCAGTTTGGTATCAACATATTATTGCAAGGTGTAGAGAATGTTTCGCGAGAAGCCGGCGATAATTTGAACCAAGAACAGATAGGGAAGATTGTAAGTGGTCTGCTATCGATGGTCGAGATCTGGATGACTGACCTGTGTATGGAGGAGACTGCAGAGGCACAATCTGAAGAGCTGGTGAGCAAAGCCATGGAAATATCTGATGGGGTATCGCCTGAAGTGTGGTCGACTTTGGGCTCCATCAGAATATCGCAGCAAAGATACAAAGAGGCCGTTGATGCATTTATTCAATCGTGGACATTTTTTGAAATGAggaaacaagaaattgaaaagagtCTTAATGATGCTGACGGCTCAACCTATGAAGATTACGTTCAATTATTACAACCGCTCTTGACGCTAGCAAAGATGTGCATTGAAATGGGACTCTATGATATTTCGTTGAAGATTGTGAGCGCAATCAAAGATATCGACGAGGACAATTTAGAAGCTTATTATTTGGAGGGTTTCACATATTATATGATTAGTAAGATGGAGATGTTTAAAAATACCAACCCAACGGCAAATGTGACTGCTGAGAACATTTTTGAGTTTAATCagcatttcaaagaagttCCACTAAGCCTAAACAACGAATCTATCTCAGAAGTTGTTCACGAAGCTAGGCTGGCATTGAGTTTCGCATCAAAGATTGGAGGAAATTGTGATGCTACGGATGAGGTTATTTACGAGCTGCTTATGGGTACTAAAGAGTTGTTGCAGGAATTGGGAGGTCCATTGAATGACAAAGAGCTGATGAAGGCAAGAAAGGGTGAAGCAGAGGATGATAATGACAATGCAGAGTTTGATCTGGACAAcattggtgatgaagattGA
- the NBP2 gene encoding adaptor protein NBP2 (similar to Saccharomyces cerevisiae NBP2 (YDR162C); ancestral locus Anc_8.344) encodes MAPQLDAAMVPEDHRGTNLEELKQGYIDYRTKEDEECHAVDNGTRTMDEDSEGYISTKDYAYDLSDPLHYGYLQDTGKGLTDEADYDTDEDADDEGVNGDFNKRQSIVLPQDYLINQLAVALYDFEPENDNELGLTEGDIVYISYRHGQGWLVAENQEGTKTGLVPEEFVSYLEDSDGAADEDGEEVEEETVEAARPFYLTHYITQGLNPGSRKHDEEAEGSEDIRGEEDSISHSDDIQKDTDEWEDINNLKDDIANKLDITEN; translated from the coding sequence ATGGCACCTCAGTTAGATGCTGCTATGGTCCCTGAGGATCACAGAGGTACGAACTTAGAAGAACTAAAGCAAGGTTATATCGATTACAGAActaaagaagatgaagaatgtCACGCTGTGGATAATGGGACAAGGACGATGGATGAAGATTCAGAGGGCTACATATCCACGAAGGACTACGCGTATGATCTGTCAGACCCGTTACATTATGGGTACCTCCAGGATACTGGGAAGGGGCTTACGGATGAGGCGGATTACGATACTGATGAGGatgctgatgatgaaggtgtAAATGGAGATTTTAATAAAAGACAGAGCATCGTTCTCCCACAGGACTATCTGATAAACCAATTAGCAGTGGCACTTTACGATTTTGAGCCTGAAAATGATAATGAGCTTGGCTTGACGGAGGGCGACATAGTATACATCAGTTACAGACATGGACAAGGCTGGCTTGTCGCAGAGAATCAGGAGGGAACTAAGACGGGTTTAGTGCCCGAGGAATTTGTGTCGTATTTGGAAGACAGTGACGGGGCggctgatgaagatggtgaagaagttgaggaagaaacgGTCGAGGCAGCTCGACCCTTTTACTTAACGCATTATATCACACAGGGTTTAAACCCTGGCTCACGAAAACATGATGAGGAAGCTGAAGGAAGCGAAGACATTCGTGGCGAGGAAGATTCGATTTCGCATAGTGATGATATCCAGAAGGACACTGATGAATGGGAAGACATTAATAACCTAAAGGATGACATTGCTAATAAACTAGATATTACTGAGAATTAG
- the CWC15 gene encoding U2-type spliceosomal complex subunit CWC15 (similar to Saccharomyces cerevisiae CWC15 (YDR163W); ancestral locus Anc_8.345), whose product MTTSHRPQLEARSGAKGAAYVPTGTQHARLLPGHTKLKLRSKRRESNSEVDQNRTIDEEDVSEAGGSEESEDEDSDDDQEALLQELNKIRRERMIAKKQQELESVVKVEEDASTPTPQEKSSWRKSTVFGVNKVTKPSGTQNTAGPKSYKNDITNSEYHQDFLRRYVR is encoded by the coding sequence ATGACAACTTCACATAGGCCCCAACTGGAGGCCAGAAGTGGTGCTAAAGGAGCAGCTTACGTTCCAACAGGTACGCAACATGCTAGACTTCTCCCGGGACATACTAAACTGAAGCTAAGAAGTAAGCGACGTGAATCGAACAGTGAGGTTGATCAAAATAGAacaatcgatgaagaagatgtcaGTGAGGCTGGGGGTTCGGAGGAAAGTGAAGACGAGGATTCAGATGATGACCAGGAGGCGTTGTTGCAAGAATTGAATAAGATTAGGCGGGAAAGGATGATAGCGAAGAAGCAACAGGAACTTGAGTCTGTTGTTAAAGTCGAGGAGGATGCATCCACGCCAACACCACAAGAAAAATCTAGTTGGCGAAAGAGTACAGTTTTTGGTGTAAATAAAGTCACTAAACCGTCAGGAACGCAAAACACAGCAGGTCCGAAAAGTTACAAGAATGATATAACAAATTCAGAGTATCATCAAGACTTCTTGCGCCGTTATGTGAGGTAG
- the SLS1 gene encoding Sls1p (similar to Saccharomyces cerevisiae SLS1 (YLR139C); ancestral locus Anc_8.346), producing MFTSRSLNSTILKSSSTANSDQNDENTIKMSMESNEAILRSTPEVVDDSITNQLLILNDTFNATRGKKRKPDKANIVVLDPKQAGLLKKRRTPDYFRRRQDGERLSVLEGVELGILPDRRQDADIKQRTGTSVGILNEIESQRKKLLVFKSSVSREQAVRSISYQKPSESIVSRERYEQLEQLLDSAYTLPQLRAYTRDYYKAPNSRSTKPNIIRRILDKYWNCIINETISESEDLIVERVIDISTRDMYLLLLTSNGKILNNFARIGATLAVAIDENVVIVRATAPIIKYVEVSLNRILANVDTTKLPVHDIIINHTAKGTSPNTSEGELVSMVQKESAAYFETTSTDGEDDGCYQVSAFGSKRLLKAKNLLLWGVNYHPQLQEKVEICYDEATDSFKSFPFTNIECLDWVKRNKGWYRLQQPLSKKGTKDTDTRLSTLLENEHKLDEWYTFLVQKNESSRQSNMMHLKGVKETSVFSLTLGQILTTNENSQTKETLFEPKITQIASKLLELPLYDLTASKDEHYTVDQHEYYVQLKFIPDLSTLPDGSKNAPPLELWFELDDYDSAVTSTARCIVQQEQRALLLQTPNLPHDYRINNDRMVELTETAEEAQEQWLSEQPGVKKFIQDAQLTFSSRKKLKVPKSLDLNLPTLGDGAEVTHCNVQYDYVNANYHRVLRLMYMDKYMVQFSDVKGGSLGGRYTQVDFIGGEVLNCDEFKQFIKDVAQSF from the coding sequence ATGTTCACTTCAAGGTCTCTGAACTCCACCATCTTAAAGAGCTCTAGCACAGCCAATAGTGATCAGAATGATGAAAATACGATCAAAATGTCAATGGAATCGAATGAGGCAATTTTGAGAAGTACTCCCGAGGTAGTGGACGACAGTATTACCAACCAATTGCTTATATTAAATGATACCTTCAACGCAACTAGAGGCAAAAAGAGAAAGCCTGACAAGGCCAACATTGTAGTTTTGGACCCTAAACAAGCTGGGCTACTTAAAAAGAGACGGACCCCAGATTACTTCAGAAGGCGACAGGACGGTGAAAGGCTTTCTGTGTTGGAAGGTGTAGAACTTGGAATTTTACCTGATAGACGACAGGATGCTGATATTAAACAAAGGACAGGAACTTCTGTTGGCATTCTCAATGAGATTGAATCCCAACGAAAAAAACTATTAGTGTTCAAAAGTTCCGTGTCCAGGGAACAAGCAGTGAGATCAATCAGTTATCAAAAACCCAGTGAGAGTATTGTCTCAAGAGAAAGATATGAGCAATTGGAACAACTTCTCGACTCAGCGTATACTTTACCGCAACTTAGAGCCTATACCAGAGATTATTATAAAGCTCCAAATAGCAGAAGCACTAAGCCGAACATCATACGTCGGATTCTGGATAAATACTGGAATTGCATCATCAATGAGACTATAAGCGAGTCGGAAGATTTGATTGTGGAACGCGTCATCGATATCAGCACTAGAGATATGTACCTACTTTTGCTGACCAGTAATGGTAAGATTTTAAACAACTTCGCCCGTATCGGCGCTACATTGGCAGTAGCGATCGATGAAAACGTTGTTATTGTGCGTGCAACTGCTCCAATTATCAAATACGTTGAAGTTTCTTTAAATCGAATACTCGCCAACGTTGACACAACAAAATTGCCGGTCCACGACATCATAATAAATCACACTGCTAAGGGAACTAGTCCAAATACCAGTGAAGGCGAACTAGTATCCATGGTACAAAAGGAAAGTGCAGCATATTTTGAAACGACATCCACAGACGGTGAAGACGATGGATGCTATCAAGTTTCCGCCTTCGGATCAAAAAGACTTCTTAAGGCCAAGAATCTGCTCCTATGGGGAGTCAATTATCATCCACAGTTACAAGAAAAGGTCGAAATTTGCTATGATGAAGCTACAGATTCCTTCAAGAGCTTTCCGTTCACGAACATCGAGTGTCTTGACTGGGTCAAGAGAAATAAAGGCTGGTATCGATTACAACAACCTTTAAGTAAAAAAGGTACAAAAGACACTGATACACGACTCTCCACGCTGTTGGAAAATGAACATAAACTTGATGAATGGTACACCTTTTTGGTTCAGAAGAATGAAAGTTCAAGACAATCAAATATGATGCATCTCAAGGGTGTAAAAGAAACAAGCGTCTTTAGCTTGACCTTAGGACAAATTTTAACGACAAACGAAAATTCACAAACTAAAGAGACTCTCTTTGAGCCTAAAATCACTCAAATAGCCTCCAAACTTTTGGAGTTACCACTCTATGACTTGACAGCGTCGAAAGATGAGCATTATACGGTGGATCAACATGAGTATTATGTGCAATTGAAGTTCATTCCTGATCTATCCACGTTGCCAGACGGAAGCAAAAATGCACCCCCATTGGAACTTTGGTTCGAATTAGATGACTACGACAGCGCGGTTACCAGCACAGCCAGGTGTATTgtccaacaagaacaaagagCACTGCTGCTTCAGACTCCAAACTTACCCCATGATTATAGGATCAACAATGACAGGATGGTGGAGTTAACCGAAACAGCTGAGGAAGCTCAGGAGCAATGGTTATCAGAGCAGCCGGGCGTCAAAAAGTTCATACAAGACGCACAGCTTACTTTCAGCAGCaggaagaagctcaagGTTCCgaaatctcttgatctgaATCTTCCAACACTTGGCGACGGCGCTGAGGTGACTCATTGTAATGTCCAATATGACTACGTCAACGCCAACTATCACCGTGTACTCAGGCTGATGTACATGGACAAGTACATGGTCCAATTTTCCGACGTCAAAGGTGGTTCACTCGGTGGCAGGTACACGCAGGTCGATTTTATCGGTGGTGAAGTGCTAAACTGTGACGAATTCAAACAATTCATTAAGGACGTGGCCCAGTCCTTCTAA
- the RRN5 gene encoding Rrn5p (similar to Saccharomyces cerevisiae RRN5 (YLR141W); ancestral locus Anc_8.347): protein MSSGRKGYDLLADYFDVFNEEVRQFFDPFASNDGSLRSSRVNMDSRVRWLQDNIGIQKSYDDSDIDSDETVDSDDESSYETAEEYEEEIDKSGGIEPLGTFWSSSEKTLFFHCLSRYSIHRLEEWRDQLPAKSKFEIMVYYKVLQDNLNLLKRSDMKRFGGILSRTELPIAYEMDEFFIDFEEEMSARIRLEADKKYTEEEESDGLISLENWNKRWLPIYSRTAIEELSPVCKEPLPFSQDAIVFLTKCCKDYTKRVLTSALLNGLEKVSVPTAMFCEKEDLPNDDLTVTHGKSSNHFPRIVTKETIANAVTLLKQEGFETPTLGETVLRTLEKFQLKYQEKGKLFKNKHVTMSLVSSLISNFPIANTTAYHDKDESHRDPPLDLIIAQKLHKLNGGPPPRKKQRLAGATRRFPEDDTLDRIDNPLELDLCDWETQLIDAADTRKSRVYQHTLLAYFSRNTELLDLKTLTTDLDMASSCPVPSLTSSMVNRYLHTNT, encoded by the coding sequence atgagtaGTGGGAGAAAAGGTTATGATCTTCTTGCTGATTATTTTGACgttttcaatgaagaagtacGGCAATTTTTTGACCCATTTGCAAGTAACGATGgctctttgagaagttcCCGCGTTAATATGGACAGTAGAGTACGATGGTTGCAGGACAACATCGGCATTCAGAAGAGTTATGACGACTCAGATATAGATTCTGATGAGACGGTTGATAGCGACGATGAGAGTAGTTACGAGACAGCggaagaatatgaagagGAGATTGATAAAAGCGGCGGAATTGAACCATTAGGAACCTTTTGGAGCTCATCAGAAAAGACTTTGTTTTTCCATTGCCTATCACGATACTCAATTCATAGATTAGAAGAATGGCGAGATCAATTACCAGCCAAATCGAAGTTCGAGATAATGGTTTACTATAAAGTTTTACAGGACAATTTGAACCTGCTCAAAAGGTCTGATATGAAGAGATTTGGCGGCATCTTGTCTAGGACAGAATTGCCAATTGCATATGAGATGGACGAATTCtttattgattttgaagaagaaatgagTGCCAGAATTAGGTTAGAGGCTGACAAAAAATACacagaagaggaagaaagtgaCGGCTTGATATCGCTCGAAAACTGGAATAAAAGGTGGCTTCCCATATATTCGAGAACTGCAATCGAAGAACTTTCACCGGTGTGTAAGGAGCCATTACCTTTTTCCCAGGATGCTATCGTGTTTCTAACTAAATGTTGCAAGGATTACACCAAGAGAGTCCTTACATCTGCGTTACTGAATGGCCTGGAAAAGGTGAGTGTGCCAACGGCGATGTTTTGTGAAAAAGAAGACCTaccaaatgatgatttaaCCGTCACGCATGGCAAATCTTCCAACCACTTCCCACGGATTGTGACCAAAGAGACTATCGCCAATGCAGTTACTTTATTGAAACAAGAAGGTTTCGAGACTCCCACACTAGGCGAAACAGTACTGCGAACATTGgagaaatttcaactaaaatatcaagaaaaaggcaaactcttcaagaacaagcacGTAACGATGTCGCTAGTATCATCCCTCATTTCCAATTTTCCTATAGCCAATACAACCGCTTATCACGATAAGGACGAATCTCATCGGGACCCACCGTTAGATCTCATTATTGCTCAAAAACTACACAAGCTAAACGGAGGCCCTCCGCCTCGCAAGAAACAGCGACTCGCCGGTGCAACGCGCAGGTTCCCCGAAGATGACACACTCGACAGAATTGACAATCCACTCGAGCTAGATCTCTGCGATTGGGAGACTCAACTCATCGATGCTGCAGACACGCGCAAGTCTCGCGTCTACCAGCACACCTTGCTTGCCTATTTTAGCCGCAACACAGAACTATTGGATCTCAAAACACTCACCACAGACCTTGATATGGCATCCAGCTGTCCAGTACCGTCCTTGACCTCCAGTATGGTAAACCGATACTTGCACACTAACACGTGA
- the PUT1 gene encoding proline dehydrogenase (similar to Saccharomyces cerevisiae PUT1 (YLR142W); ancestral locus Anc_8.348) produces MSLRTRVSLKAVRLGYASTSLRSMMYGSTVLSRTYVSQTPSQNNTAVGTMPVMNMRSSSSLEEDQPPSSVNYLKTLSKKELFSLGMIGCVTLNKFTLDLAIKVFPFVPVFLIKWLISALYCGGDNPKEVRECGENLQKRGISNMMLSLTIEDSEGVKNIDINYIVKETIKSVHEVLKPNLLKQLETAVDVNDVAPGYIALKPSALVANPSEVLLNFKNEAWMAQREELINNCSAVTQVIYDLNQELLKKYPSRQAPFFVATIDAEKYDLQMGVYELQRILFEKFNPQSSPIVSCIGTWQLYLTDSAQELQTEYERAKKEGYKLGLKLVRGAYIHSEPNRDAIIQPTKEASDVNYNNVITTVIEDLLAKGSKSTYGHLVVASHNYHSQMLATKLLEEKGSAAGKHNVVLGQLLGMADNVTYDLITNHGVKNIIKYVPWGPPLETKDYLLRRLQENGDAVRADNGLPLLKSIAKSIFAKSA; encoded by the coding sequence ATGTCACTAAGGACTAGGGTTAGTTTGAAAGCTGTGCGACTTGGATATGCTAGCACTTCATTGAGATCTATGATGTACGGTTCCACTGTTTTAAGTAGGACGTACGTTTCTCAAACCCCTTCGCAGAATAATACTGCTGTAGGGACTATGCCAGTGATGAACATGAGGAGTTCATCCAGTTTGGAAGAGGATCAACCACCTAGTTCTGTGAActatttgaagactttgagCAAGAAGGAGTTGTTTTCATTGGGAATGATTGGGTGTGTAACGTTGAATAAGTTTACTTTGGATTTGGCCATCAAGGTTTTCCCTTTTGTTCCCgtatttttgatcaaatggTTGATTTCTGCATTGTACTGCGGTGGTGATAACCCAAAGGAAGTGAGAGAGTGTGGAGAAAATTTGCAGAAAAGGGGCATTAGTAATATGATGTTGTCGTTGactattgaagattctGAGGGTGTCAAGAACATTGATATTAACTATATTGTTAAAGAGACTATTAAATCTGTTcatgaagttttgaagccAAACTTGCTGAAACAGTTGGAGACTGCTGTTGATGTCAATGACGTCGCTCCGGGCTATATTGCTTTGAAACCATCTGCGCTGGTCGCTAACCCAAGTGAGGTCCTattaaatttcaagaacgaGGCATGGATGGCTCAACGTGAAGAACTGATCAATAATTGCAGCGCTGTAACTCAAGTTATCTACGATTTAAACCAGgagctattgaaaaaataccCCTCAAGACAGGCACCTTTCTTTGTGGCTACTATTGATGCAGAGAAATACGACCTTCAGATGGGTGTTTATgagttgcaaagaatcttatttgaaaaattcaatccaCAATCTAGTCCAATTGTCTCCTGTATCGGTACGTGGCAACTTTATTTGACAGACTCCGCCCAGGAATTGCAAACCGAATACGAGAGAGCAAAGAAGGAAGGCTATAAGCTaggtttgaaattggttcGTGGTGCTTATATTCACTCTGAGCCAAACCGTGATGCCATCATCCAACCCACTAAAGAGGCTTCAGACGTCAATTACAACAATGTGATAACTACTGTCATTGAGGATCTACTCGCTAAAGGCTCCAAGTCTACATACGGTCATCTGGTAGTAGCTTCGCATAATTACCATTCCCAGATGTTGGCCACAAAGTTGCTGGAAGAAAAGGGTAGCGCTGCTGGCAAGCATAACGTGGTGCTTGGGCAATTGCTCGGCATGGCAGATAACGTTACTTACGACTTAATCACAAATCATGGCGTCAAGAATATTATCAAATACGTCCCATGGGGTCCACCACTCGAGACTAAGGACTATCTCTTGAGAAGATTACAAGAGAATGGCGATGCAGTGAGAGCTGACAACGGGTTGCCATTACTCAAATCCATCGCCAAATccatctttgcaaaatctgCTTAA